Proteins encoded by one window of Lathyrus oleraceus cultivar Zhongwan6 chromosome 1, CAAS_Psat_ZW6_1.0, whole genome shotgun sequence:
- the LOC127115193 gene encoding uncharacterized protein LOC127115193, translating to MKDMESEIPTNIESCEEDSPRVIETRVEKNSKDFIYKITIILQVKDDPKTYKETIISRDSSCLEESISVMERIYHFDTYALVANTTKIRVSFALASLHDLIVSLMVVKITFINRDLDEEIFIEQLEVLASWFRLKYPHLTIGALASSAPILSTDDIVHPNAYMDVVSRDFKEVSDTCYETILNSWSEIDRVTSETNGLSILSKKFNTCSPLNNSSELSGYLENMYVFAAQYNHPSSSPVTTICNGIDKASFGNDVLDKIYSGIVAFIGNDTCQINDPTSISETPISETDIETETRMGWGWQICSELVVRHGIGNDTMFRPSPFDLEKYISNCKEEYDVSPRSHWISTYYGGHNLKTILQRFGSNIIFSNGLQDPLSSGGILHDLSKSIVAIYTKKGSHCLDIQSSSPSDPVWLIKQRKQEVKIIKRWIAQYYTDLDALH from the exons ATGAAGGATATGGAATCCGAGATTCCCACAAATATAGAATCTTGTGAAGAAGATTCTCCACGGGTTATTGAAACACGGGTCGAAA AAAATAGTAAGGATTTTATTTATAAGATTACTATTATTCTTCAAGTGAAAGATGATCCTAAGACTTATAAGGAAACAATAATTTCAAGGGACTCCTCTTGTTTAGAAGAAAGTATCAGTGTGATG GAACGTATTTATCATTTTGACACATATGCACTAGTAGCAAACACAACGAAAATTAGAGTATCATTTGCATTAGCTTCTTTGCATGATCTTATAGTTTCTCTGATGGTTGTCAAAATAACATTCATAAATAGAGATCTCGATGAAGAGATTTTCATCGAGCAACTAGAAG TGTTGGCTTCATGGTTTAGATTAAAATATCCTCATTTGACTATTGGTGCTTTGGCCTCATCTGCTCCTATCCTCAGCACTGATGATATCGTTCATCCCAATGCTTATATGGATGTTGTTTCAAGGGATTTTAAA GAAGTCAGTGACACGTGTTATGAAACAATACTTAATTCTTGGTCTGAAATTGACAGAGTAACTTCTGAAACAAACGGTCTTTCTATTCTTAGCAAAAAATTCAACACCTGCAG TCCATTGAACAACTCTTCTGAATTGTCTGGTTATTTAGAAAACATGTATGTTTTTGCTGCTCAATACAATCATCCTTCGAGTTCTCCGGTTACTACTATATGTAATGGAATTGATAAAGCTTCTTTTGGAAATGATGTTCTTGATAAAATATATTCTGGCATTGTGGCTTTCATTGGAAATGACACATGTCAAATTAATGATCCTACATCTATATCTGAGACACCTATATCTGAGACTGATATTGAGACTGAGACAAGGATGGGTTGGGGATGGCAG ATATGTAGCGAATTGGTGGTACGACACGGAATAGGAAATGATACTATGTTTCGACCTTCCCCCTTTGACTTAGAGAAATACATTTCAAATTGCAAGGAAGAATATGACGTTTCTCCTCGCTCACATTGGATTTCTACCTACTATGGAGGCCAT AATTTGAAGACGATTCTTCAAAGATTTGGAAGTAATATTATTTTTTCAAATGGGTTACAAGATCCTCTTAGTAGTGGCGG AATTCTACACGACCTATCAAAAAGTATTGTTGCTATATATACAAAAAAAG GATCTCATTGTCTAGATATTCAGTCTTCATCACCGAGTGATCCAGTATGGCTGATTAAACAAAGAAAACAAGAAGTCAAGATTATAAAACGGTGGATTGCACAATATTACACTGATCTTGATGCACTCCATTGA